ATTTTGAGTGTAATTTTTATAAGTTTTAAATAATTTTATAAATTTTGAGTGTAATTTTTATAAGTTTTAAATAATTTTATAAATTTTTAATAGTAAAAAATTTTTATTTTTTTTAATAAAAATTTGGTATGGGGGAAGTTGCTAATTTTCTTAAATAATAATATTCAATATTAATTTGTTTTTTTAAACCTTCAGGCCCTAAATTAGTTAATTCCATTATTGAATATCTTGAAACTAAAGCTCTTAAAATTTTTTGTTTAGCTTCTTTTTCATCTAACGCTAAAATTTTTTTTGCTTTAATATGTTTTCTATAAAAAATATGTTTAATATGTCTATGTTTAAAAATTCCTCTTATACGATTATCTTTACCTCTTCTTCTAGCTTCTAAGAAATTAATTTTTTTTAATCCTTTTTTTACTAAACCTTTATTTATCCATCCTAATTGTTGTTTTTTAGCATTATATAATTTTTGAGAAGATATTCCTATAAGTTTAAAAAATAATGGAGTTAATATAATCATTTTAGGAGTATAATTTCCTATAACTTTGTCCCAAACTTTTTCACATATTACAAATCCCATAGGTTCCATAAAATCTGTAATTAATCTGGAAACTCTAGTTATAGATTTATTTCCGGCTTTTGATATAGTAGATAAACCACATTCATCAGCTAACTGTTCTACTGAAGCTTGCACTAAATCAGAAGTTATATTGAAATGATATATCATAGCTATAACTATAGCTCTCATAGCGCAAGCTCTATGTTCATTTAATCTTCTTTTTCTTTTTATTAAAATACCAGTTTTAGGATCTTTTGGTTGTATAATATAATTTAATTCAGTTCTAGCAACATCTATTGATGAAGCCATTTTTATAGCATATTTTATAAAAGCTGGTCTAGACTTATCTTTTTTAGGTCGTGTAAATTTAGGGCTTCTATTAAAAATATATTTTTCTCTATGATACATAATTTTTCTCAAAATAAAAATTTTTAATATAAATGTTTTAAATTAAATAAATAATATCATTTTAAACAAATTAAAACAAAATAAATTTAATTATTAAAATTATTTAAATAAAATATTGTAATTTTAATATAATATATTATATTTTTATATAAAGTATATTAAATATTTTAAATATAATTTTTTATATTAATAAATAAAATAATAAAAATATAATTTTAATTAAAATAACATTGATTTTTATATAAAAATTAAAAATTTTTAATATATATTTATATAAATATACTAAAATTTATATAAAAATACAAAAAATATTAATTAGGTAATATAAAAAATGGAAAAAATTATTGCTAGTATAATATATGCTTCTAGATGGTTGATGTTTCCTGTATACATCGGTTTATCATTTGGTTTTATTCTATTAACATTAAAATTTTTTCAACAAGTAATTTATGTCATTCCAGAAATATTTAGTATGTCTGAATCAGGTTTGGTTCTTATAGTATTATCTTTAATAGATATAGCTTTAGTAGGTGGTTTATTAGTAATGGTAATGTTTTCAGGATATGAAAATTTCATAGTAAAAATGGAAGAAATAAAGGAAAATAAAAATAGATTAAGTTGGATGGGCACAATGGATGTAAATTCTATAAAAAATAAGGTAGCATCTTCTATAGTTGCTATTTCATCTGTTCATCTTTTAAGAATATTTATGAATGCAGAGAAGATTTTAGATAACAAAATTATGTGGTTTGTAATAATTCATTTAACATTTGTAATATCAGCTTTTGGTATGGCTTATATAGATAAAATGAGTAAAAAAAAATATAAAAATTAAAAAATTACTTTACAAAAAAAATATAATTTTAAATAAATATTAATGTACACAATGAATATTTATATATTGAAATAAAGTTAAATTTAAATATAAAAATAAATATAGATTTATAAGATTTTTTTATAATTTAATTTTTTTGATATATAAAAATGTAATATTTTTTTTAAATATATTTTTTAAAAATTTAAAATAAAAATTTCTTATAATTGTGTACATTTTTATTAATAAAAAATTTATATATAAAAAACGTATTTAAATAAATATAATGTTAAAATTTATCTTATAATTTTGTTATATTTCCATATACTATTTAAAACATTTACTATAGATTTAGTATAAGATTCTATAAAATTAGAAGTAATTTTTTCTCCATAAAATTTATTTTTTTTATATAATATAATTATGGAGACTTTATTAATTAAATTATTTTTATCTTTTTCAAAGATAGACTTAAATTTTTTTAATTTTATTTTTATATTAGAAGTTTTACTAAATATTTTACAAATTGCATATATAATGTTTGATTTTGTTTTAATAGAACAAATCTTAGTATTTTCACCACAAACTAATTTTATTAAAATATTATTTTCAACATTATTTTTAATAGAAATTTTTAAATGTTTTAATTTGAAATAATTACTTTCTTTTTTAAAATTTTTTAAAAAAGCTAAAGCTTCTAAATCATAACTAAATATTCTTCCATATTTATCTGTCAATTTTATAAAATTTTTATATAATTTATTTAAATTATATTTATCTTCTGAATAACCCATTTTATTCATATGATATTTTATAGCTGCTCTTCCAGATCTAGATGTTAAATTGAATTCTTTATTTTTTGCACCAATAGTTTCAGGAGAAATTATTTCATAATTTTTTCTGTTTTTTAATATTCCATCTTGATGTATTCCTGACGAATGAGAAAATGCATTACTTCCAATAATAGATTTGTTTGGTGAAATATTTACATTACATATTTTACTTATAATTTTACTAGTCTTATAAATTTTTTTATGATTTATATCTGTATAAAAATTTAAAATATCTTTTCTTGTTTTTATTGCCATTATTATTTCTTCTAAAGCTGTATTACCAGATCTTTCTCCAATACCATTTATTGTACCTTCTATTTGCCTAGCTCCTGATTGTATTGCAGTAATAGAATTTCCAGCAGCCATACCTAAGTCATTATGGCAATGTATAGAAATTATTGATTTGTCTATATTAGGAACTTTATTAATTATTAATTTTATTATTTTAGAAAATTCAGTAGGAATATTATAACCTACAGTATCTGGTATATTTATAGTAGTAACTCCATGTTTTATTACATTTTCTATAATTATACATAAATTATCTATGTTGGTTCTACCAGCATCTTCACATGAAAATTCTATATCATTAGTATATTTTTTAGCTCTTTTAACTGAATTTATAGCCATTTCTAAAATTTCTTCAAAATTTTTTCTTAATTTATATTTAATATGTAAATTAGAAGTTCCAATAAATAAATGAATTCTAAAAGATCTTGAAAAAGAATTAGACATTGCCTTAGCTGCTATATCAATATCTTCATTTTTACATCTTGCTAAACTGCAAATTGTACTATTTTTTATATTTTTAGAAATTAAATTAACTGATTTAAAATCTTCAGGGGAAGATATTGGAAAACCTGCTTCTATTATATCTACACCCATTTTTTCTAATAATTTTGCAATTTTTAATTTATCATTAGATTTTAAGCTGTGCTGTAAAGATTGATCACCATCTCTTAATGTAGTATCAAAAATAATAATTTTTTCTTTCATATTTTACCTTATAAATATATA
The sequence above is a segment of the Buchnera aphidicola (Ceratoglyphina bambusae) genome. Coding sequences within it:
- the repA gene encoding plasmid replication initiator RepA, which gives rise to MYHREKYIFNRSPKFTRPKKDKSRPAFIKYAIKMASSIDVARTELNYIIQPKDPKTGILIKRKRRLNEHRACAMRAIVIAMIYHFNITSDLVQASVEQLADECGLSTISKAGNKSITRVSRLITDFMEPMGFVICEKVWDKVIGNYTPKMIILTPLFFKLIGISSQKLYNAKKQQLGWINKGLVKKGLKKINFLEARRRGKDNRIRGIFKHRHIKHIFYRKHIKAKKILALDEKEAKQKILRALVSRYSIMELTNLGPEGLKKQINIEYYYLRKLATSPIPNFY
- a CDS encoding TIGR00645 family protein — translated: MEKIIASIIYASRWLMFPVYIGLSFGFILLTLKFFQQVIYVIPEIFSMSESGLVLIVLSLIDIALVGGLLVMVMFSGYENFIVKMEEIKENKNRLSWMGTMDVNSIKNKVASSIVAISSVHLLRIFMNAEKILDNKIMWFVIIHLTFVISAFGMAYIDKMSKKKYKN
- the leuA gene encoding 2-isopropylmalate synthase — its product is MKEKIIIFDTTLRDGDQSLQHSLKSNDKLKIAKLLEKMGVDIIEAGFPISSPEDFKSVNLISKNIKNSTICSLARCKNEDIDIAAKAMSNSFSRSFRIHLFIGTSNLHIKYKLRKNFEEILEMAINSVKRAKKYTNDIEFSCEDAGRTNIDNLCIIIENVIKHGVTTINIPDTVGYNIPTEFSKIIKLIINKVPNIDKSIISIHCHNDLGMAAGNSITAIQSGARQIEGTINGIGERSGNTALEEIIMAIKTRKDILNFYTDINHKKIYKTSKIISKICNVNISPNKSIIGSNAFSHSSGIHQDGILKNRKNYEIISPETIGAKNKEFNLTSRSGRAAIKYHMNKMGYSEDKYNLNKLYKNFIKLTDKYGRIFSYDLEALAFLKNFKKESNYFKLKHLKISIKNNVENNILIKLVCGENTKICSIKTKSNIIYAICKIFSKTSNIKIKLKKFKSIFEKDKNNLINKVSIIILYKKNKFYGEKITSNFIESYTKSIVNVLNSIWKYNKIIR